A single Verrucomicrobiia bacterium DNA region contains:
- a CDS encoding sugar porter family MFS transporter, with the protein MITATPTETSSLKAHYHLGYVWLISIVAAMGGLLFGWDWVVIGGAKPFFQRYFELTSEAQIGWANSCALIGCLAGALIAGGLSDRFGRKRLLIIAALLFAVTSVGNALAHNFTVFITWRILGGVAIGLASNLSPMYIAEVAPAQMRGKLVSINQLTIVIGILLAQYLNWFLVRKLPPGATDEFIRNSWFGQQGWRWMFGLTAAPALVFFLGMLFVPESPRWLAKNGKAARAREILTRIGGVPYAAAAVADIQSTLASEAVQRVRFSDLLDPKIRRVLGLGIILAVFQQWCGINVIFNYAEEIFHAAGYDISSVLKNIAWTGSVNLTFTFIALGVVDRGGRRPLLLFGSAGLALIYIAIGFCYSQGVQGLPMLLLVLAAIGCYAMSLAPVTWVVIAEIFPNRIRGAAMAVAVSALWIACFILTYTFPILNAKLGPAGTFWLYGAICVAGFIYIKLKLPETKGKSLEQLERELVDRKESRK; encoded by the coding sequence ATGATCACCGCCACACCAACCGAAACCTCATCGCTCAAGGCCCATTACCATCTTGGCTACGTCTGGCTGATTTCCATCGTCGCCGCGATGGGCGGCTTGCTGTTCGGCTGGGATTGGGTCGTCATCGGCGGGGCCAAACCATTTTTCCAACGCTACTTTGAACTGACGAGCGAAGCGCAGATCGGCTGGGCGAACAGTTGCGCGTTGATTGGTTGTCTCGCGGGCGCGTTGATCGCCGGCGGCTTGAGCGACCGCTTCGGACGCAAACGCCTGCTCATCATCGCCGCGTTGTTGTTCGCCGTCACCTCGGTTGGCAATGCGCTGGCGCACAACTTCACGGTCTTCATCACGTGGCGCATCCTTGGTGGCGTGGCCATTGGTCTCGCGTCAAATCTGTCACCGATGTACATCGCCGAAGTCGCTCCGGCGCAGATGCGCGGCAAACTGGTTTCCATCAACCAGCTCACCATCGTCATCGGCATCCTGCTGGCGCAATACCTCAACTGGTTCCTCGTGCGTAAACTGCCGCCCGGCGCGACGGATGAGTTCATCCGCAACTCGTGGTTCGGACAACAAGGCTGGCGTTGGATGTTCGGCCTGACCGCCGCCCCCGCGCTCGTGTTTTTCCTTGGAATGTTGTTTGTCCCCGAAAGCCCGCGCTGGCTCGCGAAGAACGGCAAAGCCGCCCGCGCCCGGGAAATTCTGACCCGCATCGGTGGCGTCCCCTACGCCGCCGCCGCCGTCGCGGACATCCAATCCACGCTGGCGAGCGAGGCGGTTCAACGGGTGCGCTTTTCCGATTTGCTCGATCCAAAAATCCGCCGGGTGCTCGGGCTGGGAATCATCCTCGCCGTGTTCCAGCAATGGTGCGGCATCAACGTCATCTTCAACTACGCCGAGGAAATTTTTCACGCCGCCGGTTACGACATTTCTTCCGTGCTGAAAAACATCGCGTGGACCGGTTCGGTGAACCTGACCTTCACGTTCATCGCCCTTGGCGTTGTGGATCGCGGCGGCCGCCGCCCATTGCTGCTATTCGGTTCGGCGGGACTGGCGTTGATCTACATTGCGATCGGTTTCTGTTACAGCCAGGGCGTGCAAGGTTTGCCGATGCTCCTGCTGGTGCTGGCGGCGATTGGTTGTTACGCCATGTCGCTCGCGCCGGTGACGTGGGTGGTGATCGCGGAAATCTTCCCGAACCGTATTCGTGGTGCGGCGATGGCGGTCGCGGTTTCGGCTTTGTGGATCGCCTGTTTTATTCTCACTTACACGTTCCCGATTTTGAACGCGAAACTGGGCCCGGCCGGGACGTTCTGGCTTTACGGCGCGATCTGCGTCGCCGGATTTATTTACATCAAACTCAAATTGCCCGAAACCAAGGGCAAGTCGCTTGAACAATTGGAACGGGAACTCGTGGATCGGAAGGAATCAAGAAAATGA